The Elaeis guineensis isolate ETL-2024a chromosome 13, EG11, whole genome shotgun sequence genome includes a region encoding these proteins:
- the LOC105056606 gene encoding glucomannan 4-beta-mannosyltransferase 1, whose protein sequence is MRKASKVKAKYVELEHQQVKPMEGIALPTVLPSATETNAYHSPLHAWISQGLGLFASLCSFVETSPSFSWHQIWVIWVQIRANVVAPVLKIAEILCLIMSVMQIVEKLSMGAASLFARVFRWRAERRYKWVPMGQDLETGSLAYPMVLVQIPMYNERQVYKLSIGAACGLSWPANRIVVQVLDDSTDPEIKDLVQQECEKWANRGIDIKYEIRENRHGYKAGALKEGLKHSYVHHCDYVAIFDADFQPEADFLLQTIPFLIHNPEIALVQARWKFVNADECMMTRIQEMSMDYHFKVEQESGSTMYSFFGFNGTAGVWRISALEGSGGWQDRTTVEDMDLAVRATLCGWKFVFVGNIKVKSELPSTFKAYRNQQYRWACGPSNLFRKIAEEIRRTAKISLWRKIHLMYSFFVVRRIVAHIVTFTFYCVVIPTSVLVPEVKISRWGVIYIPTTITLLNSVGTPSSFHLLLFWVFFENVMSMHRTKAVLTGLLGVGKVNEWVVTEKLGNSVKANEGEESGKKSGSAIFKRVLLPELGMAVYLFTCACCDFAYGKNYYFFYMYPQAMTFFIVAIGYVGTFMPS, encoded by the exons ATGAGAAAAGCAAGCAAGGTCAAGGCGAAGTACGTGGAACTGGAACACCAACAAGTCAAGCCTATGGAAGGGATAGCACTCCCTACAGTATTGCCTTCAGCAACTG AAACCAATGCATACCATTCTCCCCTCCATGCATGGATATCTCAAGGTCTCGGCCTCTTTGCGTCGCTGTGTTCTTTTGTGGAGACGTCGCCGAGCTTTTCTTGGCACCAAATTTGGGTGATATGGGTGCAGATAAGAGCCAACGTGGTGGCGCCGGTGCTGAAGATTGCTGAGATCCTGTGCCTGATCATGTCCGTGATGCAGATCGTGGAGAAGCTGTCGATGGGCGCCGCCAGCCTCTTCGCCAGAGTCTTCCGGTGGCGGGCGGAGAGGCGGTACAAGTGGGTGCCCATGGGGCAGGACTTGGAGACAGGCAGCTTGGCCTATCCCATGGTGCTTGTACAAATTCCCATGTACAACGAGAGGCAG GTGTACAAGCTCTCCATTGGAGCGGCGTGTGGCCTCTCGTGGCCAGCCAATCGAATCGTAGTTCAGGTGCTCGATGACTCAACCGACCCCGAAATCAAG GACTTGGTGCAGCAGGAATGCGAGAAATGGGCAAACAGAGGGATCGACATTAAATATGAGATAAGGGAAAATAGACATGGATATAAAGCAGGTGCTCTAAAGGAAGGGTTGAAGCACAGCTACGTACATCACTGTGATTATGTTGCCATTTTTGATGCAGATTTTCAACCTGAAGCTGATTTTTTGTTGCAAACAATTCCTTTTCTTATCCATAATCCAGAAATAGCTCTAGTTCAAGCTCGATGGAAATTTG TGAATGCCGATGAATGTATGATGACAAGGATCCAAGAGATGTCAATGGATTACCATTTTAAAGTAGAACAAGAATCTGGTTCAACCATGTACTCCTTCTTTGGTTTCAATG GGACTGCTGGTGTTTGGAGAATCTCAGCTCTTGAAGGATCTGGAGGATGGCAAGATCGAACAACAGTGGAGGATATGGATTTAGCAGTTCGAGCAACTCTTTGTGGGTGGAAATTCGTTTTTGTAGGCAACATCAAG gtCAAAAGTGAATTGCCTAGTACGTTCAAGGCATATCGTAATCAGCAATATCGATGGGCTTGTGGTCCATCTAATTTATTCAGAAAGATCGCAGAAGAGATACGAAGGACAGCG AAAATATCACTATGGAGGAAAATACATTTGATGTATAGCTTTTTTGTTGTTCGAAGGATTGTAGCCCATATTGTTACCTTTACATTCTATTGTGTGGTCATACCAACATCAGTTCTTGTTCCCGAGGTCAAAATTTCAAGGTGGGGAGTGATTTACATTCCAACAACAATTACTCTTTTGAATTCAGTTGGAACTCCAAG CTCGTTCCACCTATTGCTTTTCTGGGTTTTCTTTGAGAATGTTATGTCTATGCATCGAACAAAAGCAGTTTTGACTGGTCTATTGGGTGTAGGAAAAGTAAATGAATGGGTTGTGACTGAGAAATTGGGAAACTCTGTAAAGGCAAATGAAGGTGAAGAATCTGGCAAAAAATCTGGATCTGCAATATTCAAAAG GGTTCTTCTTCCAGAGCTTGGAATGGCGGTATACCTTTTTACATGTGCATGCTGCGACTTCGCCTATGGGAAGAACTACTACTTCTTTTACATGTATCCCCAAGCCATGACATTCTTCATTGTGGCTATTGGTTATGTTGGGACCTTTATGCCCAGCTAA
- the LOC105056747 gene encoding probable glucomannan 4-beta-mannosyltransferase 9: MTSICEPIGWVQCGDGCEAALASRGAWRISMGDGRLSCVSGCAAGKMVACRESRTRRKEGGVVVADLVEQECEKWVSKGINIKYEIRDNRHGYKAGALKEGLKHNYVHHCDYVAIFDADFQPEADFLLQMIPFLIHNPEVALVKARWKFVNADDCMMTRIQEMTMDYHFKVEQESGSTVYSFGFNGTAGVWRISALEEAGGWKDRTTVEDMDLAVRATLCGWKFVFVGNIKVKSELPSTFNAYRNQQYRWACGPSNLFRKIAEEIRRTAKISLWRKIYLMYSFFVVQRIIAHVVTFTFYCVVIPASVLVPEVKISKWGVVYIPTTMTLLHSVGTPSSFHLLLFWVLFENVMSMHRTKAVLTGLLGVGVVNEWVVTEKLGNAAKANKGEGSSKKPGSTISKRILLPELGMAVYLFICAWCDFAYGKNYYYFYIFPQAMTFFIVAIGYVGTFAPS; this comes from the exons ATGACTTCTATATGTGAGCCTATTGGATGGGTACAATGTGGAGATGGGTGTGAGGCCGCGCTGGCGTCAAGAGGTGCGTGGCGGATCTCCATGGGTGATGGCCGGCTCAGTTGTGTGAGTGGTTGTGCGGCGGGGAAGATGGTGGCATGCCGAGAATCACGCACGAGAAGAAAGGAGGGTGGAGTGGTGGTGGCG GACTTGGTGGAGCAGGAATGCGAGAAATGGGTAAGCAAAGGGATTAACATTAAATATGAGATAAGGGACAATAGACATGGATATAAAGCAGGTGCTCTAAAGGAAGGGTTGAAGCACAACTATGTACATCACTGTGATTATGTTGCCATTTTCGATGCAGATTTTCAACCTGAAGCTGATTTTTTGTTGCAAATGATTCCTTTTCTTATCCATAATCCAGAAGTAGCTCTAGTTAAAGCTCGGTGGAAATTTG TGAATGCTGATGATTGTATGATGACAAGGATCCAAGAGATGACAATGGATTACCATTTTAAAGTAGAACAAGAATCTGGTTCGACAGTGTACTCCTTTGGTTTCAATG GAACTGCTGGTGTTTGGAGAATCTCAGCTCTTGAAGAAGCTGGAGGATGGAAAGATCGAACAACAGTGGAGGATATGGATCTAGCAGTCCGAGCAACTCTTTGTGGTTGGAAATTTGTCTTTGTAGGCAACATCAAG gtTAAAAGTGAATTGCCAAGTACATTCAACGCATATCGTAATCAGCAATATCGATGGGCTTGCGGtccatctaatttatttagaaagATCGCCGAAGAGATACGAAGGACAGCG AAAATATCACTATGGAGGAAAATATATTTGATGTATAGCTTTTTTGTTGTTCAAAGAATTATAGCCCATGTTGTTACCTTTACATTTTATTGTGTGGTCATACCGGCATCAGTTCTTGTTCCAGAGGTCAAAATTTCAAAGTGGGGAGTGGTTTACATTCCGACAACAATGACCCTTCTGCACTCTGTTGGAACTCCAAG CTCGTTCCATCTATTGCTTTTCTGGGTCTTATTTGAGAATGTTATGTCTATGCATCGGACAAAAGCAGTTTTGACGGGTCTATTGGGTGTAGGGGTAGTAAATGAATGGGTTGTCACTGAGAAACTAGGAAATGCTGCAAAGGCAAATAAAGGCGAAGGATCTAGCAAAAAACCTGGATCTACAATATCCAAAAG GATTCTTCTCCCAGAGCTTGGCATGGCTGTGTACCTTTTCATATGTGCATGGTGCGACTTCGCCTATGGGAAGAACTACTACTACTTTTACATCTTTCCCCAAGCCATGACATTCTTCATTGTGGCTATTGGTTATGTTGGGACCTTTGCGCCCAGCTAG